In one Streptomyces sp. NBC_00597 genomic region, the following are encoded:
- a CDS encoding lasso peptide biosynthesis PqqD family chaperone, with amino-acid sequence MLKISPHVVLTKTEDAAVLLDKKSGTYFRINPMGTSVFEMLAAGRTQDEVVAELCARHPEAADRIPADVAKLIDTMRRAKVLV; translated from the coding sequence ATGCTGAAGATCTCCCCTCACGTCGTACTCACCAAGACCGAGGACGCGGCCGTTCTCCTGGACAAGAAGTCCGGCACCTACTTCCGCATCAACCCGATGGGGACGTCGGTGTTCGAGATGCTCGCTGCGGGACGCACCCAGGACGAAGTCGTGGCCGAGCTGTGCGCACGCCACCCGGAGGCGGCCGACCGGATACCCGCGGACGTCGCGAAGCTGATCGACACCATGCGCCGTGCGAAGGTGCTGGTCTGA
- a CDS encoding lasso peptide biosynthesis B2 protein yields the protein MTLPMTLEPRARLPLRRRPLPMLAVTASRLLTRLSPHALERALRLLSGGARPATRAEALAARSDVVSVSRRAAGPYCLERSIAAALLARLRGSWPDWVSGVSLMPFAAHAWIEVEGQAVGESMRLDAFHKNIVVSRTRRTGRSDGPHDHLSES from the coding sequence GTGACGCTGCCCATGACCCTGGAGCCCCGCGCCCGGTTGCCACTGCGCCGTCGGCCCCTGCCGATGCTGGCCGTCACGGCGAGCCGCCTGCTGACCCGGCTGAGCCCGCACGCGCTGGAGCGGGCGCTGCGCCTGCTCAGCGGCGGCGCCCGCCCCGCCACCCGCGCCGAGGCACTGGCCGCGCGCAGCGACGTCGTCTCCGTCAGCCGCCGCGCCGCCGGGCCGTACTGCCTGGAGCGATCGATCGCGGCGGCCCTGCTGGCCCGCCTGCGCGGCAGCTGGCCGGACTGGGTCTCCGGCGTCAGCCTGATGCCCTTCGCCGCGCACGCTTGGATCGAGGTCGAGGGCCAAGCGGTCGGCGAGTCCATGCGGCTGGACGCCTTCCACAAGAACATCGTCGTGTCCCGCACCCGCCGCACGGGGCGGAGCGACGGGCCGCACGACCACCTCTCCGAGAGCTGA
- a CDS encoding phytanoyl-CoA dioxygenase family protein: MDTKHIVERLAGRGYALVPGFVTGEALARAQAAIDTYFPDPEASGSTPEEVNALKHAVPFPFTSNDLNRHALDTRVIDVVEELLGTTDLRLTSSFIQAKYGTAYGESRDQTLHNDAWAASSLVHPRADGVYQRVYGILYLTDVTVDTAPTYVVDRAAHLGLPLLTDAGKGSYDKAEYPGLYEQERPVEAEAGSLLLFVGDIVHRGSAYNELLGRRLALFFNMHGAQARWTDKHLWSMRPAHPNWNTLHELMVELDPRQRHLLGFPPAGDDYWTEETIGHLERMYPGIDSKPYLPPTPEPVAP; encoded by the coding sequence ATGGACACCAAGCACATAGTGGAACGACTGGCCGGCCGGGGATACGCCCTGGTACCCGGCTTCGTGACGGGCGAGGCCCTCGCCCGGGCGCAGGCCGCGATCGACACCTACTTCCCCGACCCGGAGGCGAGCGGGAGCACGCCCGAGGAGGTCAACGCCCTCAAGCACGCGGTTCCGTTCCCCTTCACCAGCAACGACCTGAACCGGCACGCGCTGGACACCCGGGTCATCGACGTCGTCGAGGAACTGCTCGGCACCACCGACCTGCGGCTGACGAGCTCCTTCATCCAGGCCAAGTACGGCACGGCGTACGGGGAGAGCCGCGACCAGACCCTGCACAACGACGCCTGGGCGGCCAGCAGCCTTGTGCACCCGCGTGCGGACGGTGTCTACCAGCGCGTGTACGGCATCCTCTACCTGACCGACGTGACCGTGGACACCGCGCCCACCTACGTCGTCGACCGGGCCGCACACCTCGGGCTGCCGCTGCTGACCGACGCGGGCAAGGGCTCGTACGACAAGGCGGAGTATCCGGGGCTGTACGAGCAGGAGCGGCCCGTGGAGGCCGAGGCCGGTTCGCTCTTGCTCTTCGTCGGCGACATCGTCCACCGGGGGTCGGCCTACAACGAACTGCTCGGACGGCGTCTCGCGCTCTTCTTCAACATGCACGGCGCGCAGGCCCGTTGGACGGACAAGCACCTGTGGTCGATGCGGCCGGCGCACCCGAACTGGAACACCCTGCACGAGCTCATGGTCGAACTGGACCCGCGCCAGCGCCACCTGCTGGGCTTCCCGCCCGCCGGGGACGACTACTGGACCGAGGAGACGATCGGGCACCTGGAGCGGATGTACCCCGGGATCGACTCCAAGCCCTACCTGCCGCCCACCCCCGAGCCGGTCGCCCCGTGA
- a CDS encoding carotenoid oxygenase family protein — MTTHKPYLTGHYAPVPEEVTATGLTVEGTLPPELTGRLIRNGHNPKPGVTPTHWFKGSGMVHGIRLREGRAEWYRNRWVHTPAFDGAPYMTENGPDLTASTAGTHVIEHGGRLLALCESNFPFELTPELETVGAYDFGGKLRTAMTAHPKEDPLTGELHFFGSSPLPPFLTYYVSDAKGEIVHSAEIPGATASLKHDFAITRRHVVFVEGNVTFDPSEHSGIPYAWSDQQLSRIGIMPRGANGAQHLRWFSIEPGNMLHVSNAYEDGQGRIVLEGPTVDREGFRLSWNWWTGAPGRGSEPASRSYTRRWVVDMTAGTVDEQIIDDLAVEFPTLNEEYLGAENRYQYAISFPDEKGFGGYGVVKYDRTTGARRIHQVGDARLPSEAVFVPAAGASGEDDGYLLTVVSDLKQNASQLLVLDASGLDRIATVHLPQRVTAGVHGSWIADDTLTAPGN, encoded by the coding sequence ATGACGACGCACAAGCCCTACCTGACCGGTCACTACGCCCCCGTCCCCGAGGAAGTCACCGCCACCGGTCTGACCGTCGAGGGCACCCTGCCCCCGGAGCTGACCGGCCGGCTGATCCGCAACGGCCACAACCCGAAGCCCGGTGTGACCCCGACGCACTGGTTCAAGGGCAGCGGCATGGTCCACGGCATCCGGCTCCGTGAGGGCCGCGCCGAGTGGTACCGCAACCGCTGGGTGCACACCCCCGCGTTCGACGGCGCCCCCTACATGACCGAGAACGGCCCCGACCTGACCGCCAGCACCGCCGGCACCCACGTCATCGAGCACGGCGGCCGCCTCCTCGCCCTGTGCGAGTCCAACTTCCCCTTCGAGCTCACCCCGGAACTGGAAACGGTCGGCGCCTACGACTTCGGCGGCAAGCTGCGCACCGCGATGACCGCGCACCCCAAGGAGGACCCGCTCACCGGGGAGCTGCACTTCTTCGGCTCCTCGCCCCTCCCGCCGTTCCTGACGTACTACGTCTCCGACGCCAAGGGCGAGATCGTCCACAGCGCCGAGATCCCGGGCGCGACGGCCTCCCTGAAGCACGACTTCGCCATCACCCGCCGCCACGTGGTCTTCGTCGAGGGTAACGTCACCTTCGACCCCAGCGAGCACTCCGGCATCCCGTACGCCTGGAGCGACCAGCAGCTCTCCCGCATCGGCATCATGCCGCGCGGCGCCAACGGCGCCCAGCACCTGCGCTGGTTCTCCATCGAGCCCGGCAACATGCTGCACGTCTCCAACGCGTACGAGGACGGCCAGGGCCGCATCGTCCTGGAAGGCCCCACCGTGGACCGCGAGGGGTTCCGGCTGTCCTGGAACTGGTGGACCGGCGCTCCGGGGCGCGGTTCCGAGCCCGCCTCCCGCTCGTACACCCGCCGCTGGGTCGTGGACATGACCGCCGGGACCGTCGACGAGCAGATCATCGACGACCTCGCGGTGGAGTTCCCGACCCTCAACGAGGAGTACCTCGGCGCCGAGAACCGCTACCAGTACGCCATCTCGTTCCCGGACGAGAAGGGCTTCGGCGGCTACGGCGTGGTGAAGTACGACCGCACCACCGGCGCTCGCCGCATCCATCAGGTCGGTGACGCCCGCCTGCCCAGCGAAGCGGTGTTCGTCCCCGCGGCCGGAGCGAGCGGCGAGGACGACGGCTACCTCCTGACCGTCGTCTCCGACCTCAAGCAGAACGCCTCGCAACTGCTGGTCCTCGACGCCTCCGGCCTCGACCGCATCGCCACCGTCCACCTGCCGCAGCGGGTGACCGCCGGGGTCCACGGCTCTTGGATCGCCGACGACACCCTGACCGCCCCCGGGAACTGA
- a CDS encoding MFS transporter produces MNVAHTQTGRAAAGAHRPGTALAALAAAQFTVMLATSIVNVALPQISSGVGLSDGGTTWVVNAYGLAFGALLLAGGRVADLLGRRRVLIAGLALFAAASLTAGLAASAGVLIAARAVQGLGAAAIAPAALALVMDLYPPGPGRGRALGVWGAVSGAGGAGGVLLGGVLTQAWGWPWIFHSVALGSVLVLAAVAAFVPRTAGRKDGRFDLLGTAAVTLALTCLVWGLTAARGTGWTDLRVLGALAGAVALFAAFVVIELRRSNALIPPRLFSAGRVVAGNLLMALLGSVWIALFFFLPLYQQQVLGMSPLATGAGQLPLALANMLGATLASRISRRIGAAATVTAALFTEAAGLLWLSRIDAHGSYLADVLGPSILVGLGLSVAFVQLTALAVDGVPPQDAGLAGGLVNTTRQIGGAIGLAALATLAGSVTQRAAAHRPHVEALTTGYRTAFAVSAAVLAATALLALLLARRTGRPTTTAPAPGEKGNPAVFTIDETAPVTVRLSTVIDAPLATVWELHTDIAAWPTWNADIDRAELHGPLVPGNSFSWLTHGLDITSTVHELVPGERIVWGGPVDGITGIHVWTFEQHGDRATTVRTEESWSGDPVDAAVDELAAALHDSLDTWLTHLKHRAEHAA; encoded by the coding sequence ATGAACGTTGCACACACGCAGACGGGCCGGGCGGCAGCCGGAGCCCACCGGCCCGGAACCGCCCTCGCGGCGCTCGCCGCGGCCCAGTTCACCGTCATGCTGGCCACCTCGATCGTGAACGTGGCGCTCCCCCAGATCAGCAGCGGAGTGGGGCTGTCGGACGGCGGCACCACCTGGGTCGTCAACGCCTACGGCCTGGCCTTCGGGGCGCTGCTCCTGGCGGGCGGCCGGGTGGCCGATCTCCTCGGCCGCCGCCGGGTGCTGATCGCCGGGCTGGCGCTGTTCGCGGCGGCCTCGCTGACGGCGGGACTGGCCGCCTCCGCGGGCGTGCTGATCGCGGCGAGGGCCGTTCAGGGCCTCGGCGCCGCGGCCATCGCCCCGGCCGCGCTCGCCCTGGTGATGGACCTGTACCCGCCCGGACCCGGGCGGGGCAGGGCACTGGGGGTGTGGGGCGCGGTCTCCGGCGCGGGCGGGGCGGGCGGTGTGCTCCTCGGCGGTGTCCTGACCCAGGCGTGGGGGTGGCCCTGGATCTTCCACTCCGTGGCGCTCGGGTCGGTTCTCGTCCTGGCCGCCGTGGCGGCCTTCGTACCGCGGACGGCCGGTAGGAAGGACGGGCGGTTCGACCTGCTGGGCACCGCCGCCGTCACCCTCGCCCTGACGTGCCTCGTCTGGGGCCTGACCGCCGCACGCGGCACCGGCTGGACGGACCTGCGGGTGCTGGGCGCCCTGGCCGGCGCCGTCGCCCTGTTCGCCGCCTTCGTCGTCATAGAGCTCCGTCGGTCGAACGCACTGATACCGCCGCGCCTGTTCAGCGCCGGCCGGGTCGTCGCGGGCAACCTGCTGATGGCACTGCTGGGCTCCGTGTGGATCGCACTGTTCTTCTTCCTGCCGCTCTACCAGCAACAGGTCCTCGGGATGTCCCCGCTGGCCACCGGTGCCGGTCAACTCCCGCTCGCCCTGGCCAACATGCTCGGCGCGACCCTGGCCTCCCGCATCTCCCGGCGCATCGGCGCCGCCGCGACGGTGACCGCGGCCCTGTTCACCGAGGCGGCCGGCCTGCTGTGGCTGTCCCGGATCGACGCCCACGGCAGCTACCTCGCGGACGTCCTCGGCCCGAGCATCCTGGTCGGCCTCGGCCTGAGCGTCGCCTTCGTCCAGCTCACCGCACTCGCCGTGGACGGTGTCCCCCCGCAGGACGCGGGGCTCGCGGGCGGCCTGGTCAACACCACGCGTCAGATCGGCGGTGCGATCGGCCTCGCCGCCCTGGCGACGCTCGCCGGCTCCGTCACCCAACGCGCCGCGGCCCACCGGCCGCACGTAGAGGCGCTCACCACCGGCTACCGCACCGCCTTCGCGGTCTCGGCCGCAGTCCTGGCCGCCACCGCACTCCTCGCACTGCTCCTCGCCCGCCGCACCGGCCGGCCCACCACGACCGCCCCCGCGCCGGGGGAGAAGGGAAACCCAGCCGTGTTCACCATCGACGAGACCGCACCCGTCACCGTCCGCCTGAGCACCGTGATCGACGCCCCGCTCGCGACGGTGTGGGAGCTCCACACCGACATCGCGGCGTGGCCCACCTGGAACGCGGACATCGACCGGGCAGAGCTCCACGGCCCGCTGGTCCCCGGCAACTCCTTCAGCTGGCTGACCCACGGCCTGGACATCACCTCCACCGTGCACGAACTGGTCCCCGGCGAGCGGATCGTGTGGGGCGGCCCCGTCGACGGCATCACCGGCATCCACGTGTGGACGTTCGAACAGCACGGCGACCGGGCCACCACCGTCCGCACCGAGGAGTCCTGGAGCGGCGACCCGGTCGACGCCGCCGTGGACGAACTCGCCGCGGCCCTCCACGACTCCCTGGACACCTGGCTCACCCACCTCAAGCACCGTGCCGAACACGCTGCCTGA
- a CDS encoding ATP-binding protein, with translation MGERLSRARERTFIGREEELGRFGAALAGDPQAPFAFYLYGPGGIGKSSLVRSLAAEARAAGRLLLELDGRFVSRDPADFERAAGPFLDVAGTVLFVDSFEHCQWLESWLWQRFLPRAADDTLVVLAGRIPPHAQWTADPAWSGLLHVGELGPFSDEQARSLLAAAQIPHELGERILHFAGGNPLALSLAAAAGSAGWSGEAMWAPSADVLRTLMAGLIGEVPTAAHRRALEVVAQAHSTSEELLATVLPEEDAHLLFDWLRDLPFVESTARGLYPHDAARETLAADLRWRAPNAFMAMRQRLAEEYLRLLREGADERVSVIPDELFYLFRELASPARRGTSTREEEVHERVLQPDDIDVVLRMAEETEGAASADLVRYWLERQPQAFSVFRSVSTGEPVAFTTRLQLSSPPDPQDLATDPVVAAAWEYTTATAPVRAGEHIGMSRFSIYPARYQVPSVVIDLSNSRAQAEAARGRGRAHGFVVYRDAETWAARLKGVMHDTGARARVGEYAYGLFCIDWRQVPVEAWIRHLITATEVPAPSGPSGFSRTAFDQAVREALAHWRDPRAFAACALTRARLAADLTDPVGELRALLRQAVDDLAGDPRGVRAREALTAGYFSGAPTQEAAARRLGLPYGTYRRHVRQGLDLLCEELWHRELHGSPR, from the coding sequence GTGGGAGAGAGACTGAGCAGAGCGCGGGAGCGCACCTTCATCGGAAGGGAAGAGGAACTCGGCCGCTTCGGTGCGGCATTGGCGGGGGATCCGCAGGCGCCCTTCGCGTTCTACCTGTACGGGCCGGGCGGTATCGGGAAGTCGTCGCTGGTGCGGAGCCTGGCGGCCGAGGCCCGTGCGGCGGGCCGACTGCTCCTGGAGCTGGACGGCCGTTTCGTCAGCCGGGACCCGGCCGACTTCGAGCGTGCGGCCGGTCCCTTCCTGGACGTCGCCGGCACGGTCCTGTTCGTGGACTCCTTCGAGCACTGCCAATGGCTGGAGAGCTGGCTGTGGCAGCGCTTCCTGCCCCGCGCCGCCGACGACACCCTGGTGGTCCTGGCCGGCCGCATCCCGCCGCACGCGCAATGGACCGCCGACCCCGCCTGGTCCGGGCTCCTGCACGTCGGTGAACTGGGTCCGTTCTCCGATGAACAGGCCCGGAGCCTGCTGGCGGCGGCGCAGATCCCGCACGAGCTCGGGGAACGCATACTCCACTTCGCCGGAGGCAATCCGCTGGCCCTCTCCCTGGCCGCGGCCGCGGGTTCGGCGGGCTGGAGCGGCGAGGCGATGTGGGCGCCATCGGCCGACGTCCTGCGCACGCTGATGGCGGGCCTGATCGGGGAAGTGCCGACGGCGGCGCACCGGCGGGCCCTGGAGGTGGTGGCCCAGGCGCACTCGACGTCCGAGGAACTCCTCGCCACCGTCCTGCCCGAGGAAGACGCCCACCTACTGTTCGACTGGCTGCGGGACCTGCCGTTCGTGGAGTCCACCGCCCGCGGGCTCTACCCGCACGATGCCGCGCGGGAAACCCTGGCCGCAGACCTGCGCTGGCGCGCCCCCAACGCGTTCATGGCGATGCGCCAGCGACTGGCGGAGGAATACCTGCGCTTGTTGCGCGAGGGCGCCGACGAGCGGGTCAGCGTCATCCCCGACGAACTCTTCTACCTCTTCCGCGAGTTGGCGAGCCCGGCCCGGCGCGGGACTTCCACCCGCGAGGAGGAGGTGCACGAACGCGTGCTGCAGCCGGACGACATCGATGTCGTACTGCGCATGGCCGAGGAGACGGAGGGGGCCGCCTCCGCGGACCTCGTGCGCTACTGGCTGGAGCGACAGCCGCAGGCATTCAGCGTCTTCCGCTCGGTGAGCACCGGCGAGCCCGTGGCGTTCACGACCCGCCTCCAACTGTCGTCCCCTCCCGACCCGCAGGACCTCGCCACCGACCCCGTCGTCGCGGCCGCCTGGGAGTACACGACGGCCACCGCCCCGGTACGGGCCGGAGAGCACATCGGCATGAGCCGGTTCTCGATCTACCCCGCCCGCTACCAGGTCCCCTCCGTCGTCATCGACCTGAGCAACTCCCGGGCCCAGGCGGAGGCCGCCCGCGGGCGGGGTCGCGCCCACGGCTTCGTCGTCTACCGGGACGCCGAAACCTGGGCCGCGCGCCTCAAGGGCGTCATGCACGACACCGGCGCACGGGCGCGGGTCGGCGAGTACGCGTACGGGCTGTTCTGCATCGACTGGCGGCAAGTGCCGGTCGAGGCGTGGATACGCCACCTCATCACCGCGACCGAAGTGCCGGCCCCCTCCGGACCGTCGGGCTTCTCACGCACCGCGTTCGACCAGGCCGTGCGCGAGGCCCTGGCGCACTGGCGCGACCCCCGCGCCTTCGCCGCCTGCGCCCTGACCCGCGCACGGCTCGCGGCCGACCTCACCGATCCGGTCGGAGAGCTGCGCGCCCTGCTGCGCCAGGCCGTCGACGACCTCGCCGGCGACCCGCGCGGAGTGCGCGCCCGCGAGGCCCTGACGGCGGGCTACTTCTCCGGAGCACCCACCCAGGAGGCCGCAGCCCGCCGCCTGGGCCTGCCGTACGGGACCTACCGGCGCCACGTCCGCCAGGGACTCGACCTGCTCTGCGAGGAACTGTGGCACCGGGAGCTGCACGGGAGCCCGCGGTAG
- a CDS encoding alpha/beta hydrolase produces MHGTGGHGEAQFGHVREQFSDRYTVITPDCSGSGLTPLHADELSLDELVEQVIGAARAVTDEPLDIVGFSLGAVVAAAAAAEHPALVRRLVVINGWARKDDPRQQLATDLWRRLAAIDEEAFAAYSALLVFSPPFLAGIGSGGVKATVAGIKAEAWTLQQIELDHLVDISDRLPAIAAPTLVIGSTRDALIPVEHSREIHAAVAGSEYAELESGHVVIFEKTTELVELLGDFLDRD; encoded by the coding sequence GTGCACGGCACGGGAGGTCACGGAGAAGCCCAGTTCGGGCACGTCCGCGAGCAGTTCAGCGACCGCTACACCGTCATCACCCCCGACTGCTCGGGCAGCGGCCTGACCCCGCTGCACGCGGACGAACTCAGCCTGGACGAGCTGGTGGAGCAGGTGATCGGCGCGGCACGCGCGGTCACCGACGAGCCCCTCGACATCGTCGGCTTCTCCCTCGGCGCCGTCGTCGCGGCCGCCGCCGCGGCCGAGCACCCCGCGCTCGTCCGCCGCCTCGTCGTCATCAACGGCTGGGCCCGCAAAGACGACCCGCGCCAGCAGCTGGCCACCGACCTCTGGCGGCGGCTCGCGGCCATCGACGAGGAGGCCTTCGCCGCGTACAGCGCGCTGCTCGTCTTCTCGCCGCCGTTCCTCGCCGGCATCGGCAGCGGGGGCGTCAAGGCCACCGTCGCCGGGATCAAGGCCGAGGCGTGGACGCTCCAGCAGATCGAGCTCGACCACCTCGTCGACATCAGCGACCGCCTCCCCGCCATCGCCGCGCCCACCCTGGTCATCGGCTCCACCCGGGACGCGCTGATCCCCGTCGAGCACTCGCGCGAGATCCACGCGGCCGTGGCGGGCAGCGAGTACGCCGAGCTGGAGAGCGGCCACGTGGTCATCTTCGAGAAGACGACCGAACTCGTTGAGCTGCTCGGCGATTTCCTCGACCGGGACTGA
- a CDS encoding Lrp/AsnC family transcriptional regulator yields MDAVDLQIIRELQADGRLSNQDLADRVRLSPSPCLRRVRRLEEAGLIRGYTAMVDQVAFGLPITVFVRIRLDRHTKEAVRVFEEHVAVIEHIQDCYLMAGSSDYLLRVVIESLEAYEALVRHRIHAIPGIASIESSFAFGSVKQSRVYPAPA; encoded by the coding sequence ATGGACGCAGTCGATCTGCAGATCATCCGTGAGTTGCAGGCCGACGGGCGGCTGTCCAACCAGGACCTCGCCGACCGGGTCCGGCTGTCCCCGTCGCCCTGCCTGCGCAGGGTGCGGCGCCTGGAGGAGGCCGGCCTGATCCGCGGCTACACGGCCATGGTCGACCAGGTCGCCTTCGGCCTGCCGATCACCGTCTTCGTCCGGATCCGCCTGGACCGCCACACGAAGGAGGCGGTCCGGGTCTTCGAGGAGCACGTCGCGGTCATCGAGCACATCCAGGACTGCTACCTGATGGCCGGAAGCAGCGACTACCTGCTCCGCGTGGTCATCGAGAGCCTGGAGGCGTACGAGGCGCTGGTCCGGCACCGGATCCACGCCATCCCCGGCATCGCGTCGATCGAGTCGAGCTTCGCGTTCGGCAGCGTGAAGCAGTCCAGGGTCTACCCCGCTCCCGCGTAA
- a CDS encoding DMT family transporter — MVTTNAGPATAPPPAGAAVRPRLSPQAKGTLALVVTVLIWAAFALSARALSASSLLPADAALLRFGVPLLVLAPALWRRRRRIAAVRPAAALKIACGAGVPFFLAAMYGGSLTSAAFVGSIVPGMVPLFVSALMVAGGRGAPRGTQAAGLGLIAAGVVALVWRYVFPLNTQVLAGAGILLVASGLWALYTVGLKEVDLDPVGSIGLLCLPSFAVMALLVLTGVLPTGVASAAGSDIALFLVVQGLGVGLCAGLLYAFAIRSLGAERSSTVGSLSPVAVVLLAIPLLDESPTAAVLVGVPLITAGVALANRRPRNRTQPEVPAHA; from the coding sequence TTGGTCACCACGAACGCCGGACCCGCGACGGCGCCCCCACCCGCCGGCGCCGCGGTCCGCCCGAGGCTCTCCCCACAGGCGAAGGGCACCCTCGCACTGGTGGTGACCGTGCTGATCTGGGCCGCGTTCGCACTCAGCGCCCGGGCCCTGAGCGCCTCCTCCCTGCTCCCCGCCGATGCGGCCCTGCTGCGCTTCGGCGTCCCGCTGCTCGTCCTGGCGCCCGCGCTGTGGCGGCGGCGCCGGCGGATCGCCGCCGTGCGCCCGGCGGCCGCGCTCAAGATCGCCTGCGGGGCGGGGGTGCCGTTCTTCCTGGCCGCGATGTACGGCGGCTCCCTGACCTCGGCGGCGTTCGTCGGCTCGATCGTCCCCGGCATGGTCCCGCTGTTCGTCTCCGCGCTGATGGTCGCCGGCGGCCGCGGCGCCCCCCGGGGCACGCAGGCGGCCGGGCTGGGGCTGATCGCGGCCGGCGTGGTGGCCCTGGTGTGGCGGTACGTGTTCCCGCTGAACACACAGGTGCTGGCCGGAGCCGGCATCCTGCTCGTCGCCAGCGGGCTGTGGGCGCTGTACACCGTCGGACTGAAGGAGGTGGACCTCGATCCCGTCGGATCGATCGGTCTGCTGTGCCTGCCCTCGTTCGCTGTGATGGCGCTCCTGGTGCTGACCGGGGTGCTGCCCACCGGCGTGGCGTCAGCCGCGGGCAGCGACATCGCCCTGTTCCTCGTGGTGCAGGGATTGGGGGTCGGCCTGTGCGCCGGCCTGCTGTACGCCTTCGCCATCCGCAGTCTCGGCGCGGAGCGCAGCTCGACCGTGGGCAGCCTGAGCCCCGTCGCCGTGGTCCTGCTCGCCATTCCCCTGCTCGACGAGTCGCCGACCGCGGCCGTGCTCGTCGGCGTCCCCCTCATCACCGCGGGCGTCGCCCTCGCCAACCGGCGTCCCCGCAACCGCACCCAGCCCGAGGTTCCCGCCCATGCTTGA
- a CDS encoding aromatic amino acid transaminase — protein sequence MLELLLPPPVDPLWDLTEAYGADARPERLNLVLGVYRDQTGGTPVMAAVREAEIRLAERSASKEYRGLSGNTAFNRAMLSMVLGSGDAAERAVAVQTVAGSGALRLLADLICRTRPGTTVWISDPAYVNHRPILEAAGLTVRTYGWADAEGRFDTAGMLRDLGQARRDDVVLLQGCCHNPTGVDPSAQAWEAVAGLAVQHGWVPFVDLAYHGLGDGLEADLAATRLLAERVPEMLVAISCSKNFGLYSDRTGCAVVLGASRQSLRHVETALQNAARTLYSMPPEHGAAVVAAVLEDNGLRDLWRAELDAMRARIAANRRGLAAELTALGWDAQADVLARQKGMFSMLPLTPRQMLRLRSRYAIYGTTAGRVNIAGIPAHRVSCLAQGIAAVLDEGPE from the coding sequence ATGCTTGAGCTCCTCCTCCCTCCCCCCGTCGACCCGCTGTGGGACCTGACCGAGGCGTACGGCGCCGACGCCCGACCCGAGCGCCTGAACCTCGTCCTCGGCGTCTACCGCGACCAGACGGGCGGCACCCCGGTCATGGCGGCCGTACGGGAGGCCGAGATACGACTGGCGGAGCGCTCCGCCTCCAAGGAGTACCGGGGGCTCTCGGGCAACACCGCCTTCAACCGGGCGATGCTCTCGATGGTCCTGGGCTCCGGCGACGCCGCGGAGCGGGCCGTGGCCGTCCAGACGGTCGCGGGTAGCGGCGCGCTGCGGCTGCTCGCCGATCTCATCTGCCGGACCAGGCCGGGCACGACGGTGTGGATCAGCGACCCGGCGTACGTCAACCACCGGCCCATCCTGGAGGCCGCCGGGCTGACCGTGCGGACGTACGGCTGGGCGGACGCCGAGGGCCGCTTCGACACGGCGGGCATGCTGCGCGACCTCGGGCAGGCGCGGCGCGACGACGTCGTACTGCTCCAGGGCTGTTGCCACAACCCCACCGGGGTGGATCCGTCCGCCCAGGCCTGGGAGGCCGTGGCCGGGCTGGCGGTGCAGCACGGCTGGGTGCCGTTCGTGGACCTCGCGTACCACGGGCTCGGCGACGGCCTGGAGGCCGATCTGGCGGCCACCCGGCTACTGGCGGAGCGGGTGCCGGAGATGCTCGTCGCCATCAGCTGTTCGAAGAACTTCGGGCTGTACAGCGACCGGACCGGCTGCGCCGTCGTGCTCGGCGCGTCGCGGCAGTCGCTGCGGCATGTGGAGACGGCGCTGCAGAACGCGGCCCGCACCCTCTATTCGATGCCGCCGGAGCACGGCGCCGCGGTGGTGGCGGCGGTCCTTGAGGACAACGGGCTGCGGGACTTGTGGCGGGCCGAACTGGATGCGATGCGGGCCCGCATCGCGGCCAACCGGCGCGGACTGGCTGCGGAGCTGACCGCGCTCGGGTGGGACGCGCAGGCCGATGTGCTGGCGCGGCAGAAGGGGATGTTCTCGATGCTGCCGCTCACACCGCGTCAGATGCTCCGGCTGCGCAGCCGGTACGCCATCTACGGGACGACCGCGGGGCGGGTCAACATCGCGGGGATCCCGGCGCACCGGGTGTCGTGTCTCGCGCAGGGCATCGCGGCGGTCCTCGACGAGGGCCCCGAGTAG